GCTTGGACGCATTGCGCACGCTGGGCGTCGAGATCGTCGTAAACCTGAATACCAGCCAAGAGGGAATTCAGCAGGAGCGCGCCGCAGTCGAGGCGCGGGGCATGCGCTACCTCAGCCTTCCCTGGAGTGCGAGATCCCTTCCCCAGAGATCTCAAGTCGAGGAATTCCTTCGCCTGCTGCGTGCTGAGCCGCAGACCACGGTCTTCGTCCACTGCCGCCATGGCGCGGACCGGACCGGCGTGATGGTGGCCGCTTATCGCATGGCTTTCCAGGGCTGGACGCCGGACCAGGCCCTCGCCGAAATGGAACGCTTCAAGTTCCACGGCTTCTGGTATCGGCACCTGAAGCACTACGTACGCGATTTCCCCGCCCTGCTACGCTCCGATCCCGCGCTTACCTCCGCCCCGGACTCCCGTCCGCCGGCCGAACTAGGCGGGCGCTCACCATACTGGAATCGCAAGCTGGACGGCGTCGTGCCTCGATCCAGCCTAGTATTGAAGTTCAGCAGATACTCCAGCGCCGTGGCGTCGCTGGGATAGGCCAGCGATGGCGGATACGGGTATGTGCCCATGCCGTGAAACGGCAAAGGACCCACGCTGTACGCCCGGGCGGCATAGAAATCCATGTCCTTGGTGAAGCCATCGGCGTAGAAGAAGTAGTCGCGTTTCCAACCGGAGGGCAGGGGAGGCAAGCCGGCCGGATCGAACTCCAGCGCCACCTCATCCCCCGAACCCATCATCACAAAACGGTCTTCGGCTGCAGTCAGCAGCTCATGGACGTCCCCATACCGCGTGAAGCTTCCGGCGTGCCGGGCATACGGCCCGGTCGCACTCACCTGGGAATAGTCAAAGCGCGCATTGCCCCTCGGACGGCCCTCGACCAATCGCGGATAGCCCAAGTACGCGAGGTCCGCGCCCGCCAGTGGAACCTCGCTCACGTGCACCGCGGGTTCATCCCTGGTGCGATCAATCAGGATCTGGTCCCAATAGATGGCCAGATTCGTGCGGATGCGAATGCATCGCGTGCCCCGCGGCAGCTTGCTGGAGAGATCCGTCGTCATGGTGCGCGCCAGGCCTGCCGGAAATCCCATCTCCTCCACTGCCTTCACCCAGCGGCCGCCCGCGTCCAGGGCTTCGACGTAGGGCACGATTGCGTGCACGCCCGCCTGGTTCGCCGCGTAGGCCGAAGTCGGGGTGAAGTAATCGATGTATCCGGTCATGATCAGACGCAACGGCCCGCCCGCGTACGGCTCACCCAGGTCCAGCTCCAGGCTGTGCATTTCAGCAAAGCCACGGAACGACTGGCGCGCGAACCCATCCACATAGCGTTGATCCCGATGCAGCAGTCGCGGCAGCACGTCACGACCGCTGTCGTCGTGCGCGGCAGCTGGAGGGTGAGCGTCTCGCGAAACAATCACCTGAAAATCCGGGAAGGGCGGCGTAATCCGGAATTGCTCATTGGGATAGACTTCAACATCCGCGGGATGATCCACGGCCAGCAAGCGGACCTGGTCCAGATACACGGTCTCTTCCATCGGCTCGACGAACCGGAAGCTCAGCCGTCCGTTGCGCAGCTGTATGCGCTCGCCTTCCACCTTGAGGTACTCGGTGGGATCCGGAACGTTCTGCTCGCCCGGCGCTACCCAGTGACCCAGGACTCCGGCGCCAATCATGTCGGTCACGAATTCGTAACGTTCGCCGTTCCAGGCGAACAGCACAGGGCACGATGACCCCCGGCGGTCGATCTCATCGACGGTTACCGAACGACGGGCTGCGAACTGGATTTCGTCTTGCAGCACTCCCGTAGGCCACAGCATGCGGACGATATCGGCGCGGCGCTCCTGCCCCAGCCCGGCCAGAATCTCCGGGGCGCTCTGTCCCAGATACCCCGAGGCGGACCCGACTTCCCATTTCTGCCAGAGTGTTCCGGCAAAGACCTCCACTTTGGTTCCTACCGCACTCTTGTTGTCGTTCAAGCCGCGGAACGCCAGCCGCAACCAGCCGTTGCGGTTGCCGCCGTCATTCCGCAGCAAAACAACCGGGCCGTTGTTCTGCGTCACCAGCAGGTCGGTGTCGCCGTCGCGGTCGTAATCGGCGGCAAGCACAGCACGTGGTTTCGCCAGTTTCAGATCCAACAGCCCCGTTCCGCGCGTGACATCCTCAAAACCCTCCGTTCCCTTGTTTCGCAGAAGCCTTACTTCACTCCGAGTGCTCGATTCCCCGGCGGCCACCAGGTCGATCCAACCGTCGTTGTCGTAATCCACGGCGGCAAGTCCCCAACCACGATGCCAGGCCAACTCGGGCAATGGAACCGGCTCCAAGGTCTTTCCTTTCAGGTTGCGCCATAGCGTCAGTCCCGGTGCCTGGGCATGCGTGAAGGCGAGGTCCATCCAGCCGTCCTTATCGAAGTCAAGCACGACCGCGCCCACGGTCGGCCCCGGCATGGCCTGTGCCCATGGCCTCTCGGCCCGGAACATCCCCTCTCGCGGATTCAGGTACACGGTCGGCGCCGCGCCCGTCCCGGTGACGACCAGGTCCACGGCGCGGTCGGAGTTCATATCGGAGAGAACGGCCCCGAAACTCGGGCCTGAGCCTGCCAGGCCGGTCTGCTCGGTGCGTTCAGTGAAGGTTCCGTTACCGT
This genomic stretch from Terriglobales bacterium harbors:
- a CDS encoding FG-GAP-like repeat-containing protein, yielding MNKLRVFLFLLLILLLLGLLYAAPFQAQKKARAFATQPARAGRDMEAAVRANNLGAAYMSQQRFPQALRQFERAAALDGELWVARLNQGIALYNAQRFDEARAILEEVTRAHPESVRAWYNLGLLLRQQGQSEAALAAFGRAAELDPEDADSQYFLGWMATQLEKYDDAIAAYRRALTLNPFHASAEFGLARALQRRGQTDEARQHLARFQHITQEKLGAPISLAYGDQGRYSLAEEVGGGRAAPRPAILVRFLPATRPPGLRFIHHGSTIEAAGEFGSGACFLDYDNDGRPDLVLLSSGGKSATALYRNLAPGRFVDATRTSGLVSNGDAVACTAGDYDNDGKTDLAVSFVAGVRLFRNLGGKFEEVTGKSGLETGAQAAHPEPRGVFMGVTFVDYDHDGDLDLYATRYFTEPVGDRATTKPVPQSGASMGNILWRNNGNGTFTERTEQTGLAGSGPSFGAVLSDMNSDRAVDLVVTGTGAAPTVYLNPREGMFRAERPWAQAMPGPTVGAVVLDFDKDGWMDLAFTHAQAPGLTLWRNLKGKTLEPVPLPELAWHRGWGLAAVDYDNDGWIDLVAAGESSTRSEVRLLRNKGTEGFEDVTRGTGLLDLKLAKPRAVLAADYDRDGDTDLLVTQNNGPVVLLRNDGGNRNGWLRLAFRGLNDNKSAVGTKVEVFAGTLWQKWEVGSASGYLGQSAPEILAGLGQERRADIVRMLWPTGVLQDEIQFAARRSVTVDEIDRRGSSCPVLFAWNGERYEFVTDMIGAGVLGHWVAPGEQNVPDPTEYLKVEGERIQLRNGRLSFRFVEPMEETVYLDQVRLLAVDHPADVEVYPNEQFRITPPFPDFQVIVSRDAHPPAAAHDDSGRDVLPRLLHRDQRYVDGFARQSFRGFAEMHSLELDLGEPYAGGPLRLIMTGYIDYFTPTSAYAANQAGVHAIVPYVEALDAGGRWVKAVEEMGFPAGLARTMTTDLSSKLPRGTRCIRIRTNLAIYWDQILIDRTRDEPAVHVSEVPLAGADLAYLGYPRLVEGRPRGNARFDYSQVSATGPYARHAGSFTRYGDVHELLTAAEDRFVMMGSGDEVALEFDPAGLPPLPSGWKRDYFFYADGFTKDMDFYAARAYSVGPLPFHGMGTYPYPPSLAYPSDATALEYLLNFNTRLDRGTTPSSLRFQYGERPPSSAGGRESGAEVSAGSERSRAGKSRT